A window of Patescibacteria group bacterium contains these coding sequences:
- a CDS encoding NUDIX hydrolase — MKINWDKISEKSIEKSKWRKMIRRKFAFPNGKAVDFDLKKEGPFVCILAITKNNKVILAKQFRPGPEKILLELPGGYIDKGETPANAAKRELLEETGYIGKIKFIGKSLDDAYSTLIRYNFVATNCIKKDVKNIKKDQNEFIKIVEMPIKKFRQHLQSGMLTDIEVGYLGLDFLKLL, encoded by the coding sequence ATGAAAATAAATTGGGATAAAATTAGCGAAAAAAGTATAGAAAAATCAAAATGGCGTAAAATGATTAGAAGAAAATTTGCATTTCCAAATGGCAAAGCAGTCGATTTCGATTTAAAAAAAGAAGGTCCATTTGTTTGCATTTTAGCGATAACAAAAAATAATAAAGTAATACTTGCAAAACAATTTCGTCCAGGTCCAGAAAAAATATTATTAGAATTGCCAGGCGGTTATATAGACAAAGGCGAAACACCAGCAAATGCAGCTAAAAGAGAATTATTAGAAGAAACAGGATATATTGGCAAAATAAAATTTATTGGCAAAAGCTTAGACGATGCATATTCAACTTTAATTAGATATAATTTTGTTGCAACTAATTGCATTAAAAAAGATGTTAAAAATATTAAAAAAGATCAAAATGAATTTATTAAAATTGTCGAAATGCCAATTAAAAAATTTCGTCAGCATTTACAAAGTGGTATGCTGACTGATATTGAAGTCGGATATCTTGGATTGGATTTTCTCAAATTACTTTAA
- a CDS encoding DUF5655 domain-containing protein, with amino-acid sequence MWTCKKCGRIFEKTGQPHSCQKIPLQQHFKNKEKAKKIFDYFVEQVNKKVGKCKIISLPCCIHLYGNYDFVAILPKKDGLEIRFAFDKKIKKLRLKQCVLISANFYKICIDVHDQKDINAELMKWLKQSYNLKN; translated from the coding sequence ATGTGGACTTGCAAAAAATGCGGAAGGATTTTTGAAAAAACAGGACAACCTCATAGCTGCCAAAAAATTCCTCTTCAACAACATTTTAAAAATAAAGAAAAGGCTAAGAAAATTTTTGATTATTTTGTTGAACAAGTTAATAAAAAAGTTGGAAAATGCAAAATAATTTCTTTGCCGTGTTGCATACATTTATATGGCAATTATGATTTTGTCGCAATATTACCTAAAAAAGATGGTCTGGAAATAAGATTTGCTTTTGATAAGAAAATTAAAAAATTAAGATTGAAACAATGCGTTTTAATTTCTGCAAATTTTTATAAAATTTGCATAGATGTTCATGATCAAAAAGATATTAATGCAGAATTGATGAAATGGCTTAAACAATCCTATAATTTAAAAAATTAA
- the dnaX gene encoding DNA polymerase III subunit gamma/tau produces the protein MLALYRKYRPSKFQEVIGQDHITQTLINSLKMGKMQHAYLFCGPKGTGKTTMARIIAKAVNCLDLENLKQTGEPCLKCENCKEIQNNSLDIIEVDAASNRGIDEIRELRDASRFTPSKLKFKVFIIDEVHMLTKEAFNALLKTLEEPPAHILFILATTEHFKVPDTIKSRCQRFDLRKISIDNLISHLKTIAEKENIKIDDNSLKLISANASGSSRDALSLLSSLSAFADSNLTYEKVKEILGITDQIILTKFVDFIINKDCQSAIKQINELVDNGVNLNQFSLDLIDYLRKLLLLKVSPELSNLSGFSISDEQTKKMQDQASKIDQIFLLKFIDSVIKRSKEINDTPFVQLSLELAIIENLPEKTNVQQQPELPVAPDLQKPIVENKIEQQTVSQAKPIISETPKTEIAKPVVANNNEAAKPITQNNLPSQNQPFSDLNISKIQGQWPKIIAEIKKANYSLAGILNTLKLISLENNFLTLACPYPFHQEIIHEMKNKILLEEAITKIVNTKILTKLILMKDLPKEVQENINKENVQKEKQKTADLYNAAVSAFTDNI, from the coding sequence ATGTTGGCTCTATACCGTAAATACCGACCGAGCAAATTTCAGGAGGTTATCGGCCAGGATCATATTACACAAACATTAATCAATTCTTTAAAGATGGGCAAAATGCAACATGCCTATCTTTTTTGTGGTCCAAAAGGAACAGGAAAAACAACAATGGCAAGGATTATTGCCAAAGCTGTCAATTGTTTAGATTTAGAAAATTTAAAACAAACAGGCGAGCCATGTTTGAAATGCGAAAATTGCAAAGAAATCCAAAATAATTCTTTAGATATTATTGAAGTTGATGCTGCTTCAAATCGAGGTATTGATGAGATTCGAGAGCTTCGCGATGCTTCCAGATTTACGCCATCAAAATTAAAATTTAAAGTTTTCATTATTGATGAAGTCCACATGTTAACAAAAGAAGCTTTTAATGCGCTTCTTAAAACATTGGAAGAACCGCCAGCTCACATTCTCTTTATTTTAGCAACAACCGAACATTTTAAAGTTCCAGATACAATCAAATCTCGTTGTCAGCGCTTTGATTTAAGAAAGATTTCAATTGATAATCTAATTTCTCATTTAAAAACTATTGCAGAAAAAGAGAATATTAAAATAGATGATAATTCTTTAAAATTAATTTCTGCAAATGCCAGCGGTTCATCAAGAGATGCTTTAAGTTTATTAAGCAGTCTATCCGCATTTGCTGATTCCAATTTAACTTATGAAAAAGTTAAGGAAATATTAGGCATTACTGATCAAATCATTTTAACAAAGTTTGTTGATTTCATAATTAACAAAGATTGCCAATCAGCAATTAAACAAATTAATGAATTAGTTGATAATGGCGTTAATTTAAATCAATTCAGCTTAGATCTAATTGATTATTTAAGAAAATTATTGTTATTGAAAGTAAGTCCAGAATTATCAAATCTTTCCGGATTTAGTATTTCGGATGAGCAAACAAAAAAAATGCAAGATCAAGCTTCAAAAATTGATCAGATTTTTTTATTAAAATTTATTGATTCAGTAATAAAAAGAAGCAAAGAAATTAACGATACGCCATTTGTCCAACTTTCACTTGAATTAGCAATTATTGAAAATTTGCCAGAAAAAACAAATGTTCAACAACAACCAGAATTGCCAGTAGCGCCAGATTTGCAAAAGCCTATTGTCGAAAATAAAATAGAACAGCAAACTGTTAGCCAAGCAAAACCAATAATCAGCGAAACACCAAAAACAGAAATTGCCAAGCCAGTTGTTGCAAATAATAATGAAGCTGCAAAACCAATTACTCAAAATAACTTGCCAAGCCAAAATCAACCATTTAGCGATTTGAATATTTCTAAAATTCAAGGACAATGGCCGAAAATAATTGCCGAGATAAAAAAAGCAAATTATTCTTTAGCAGGCATTTTGAATACTTTGAAATTAATCAGTTTAGAAAATAATTTCTTAACTCTTGCATGTCCATATCCATTTCATCAAGAAATAATTCATGAAATGAAAAACAAGATTTTACTTGAGGAAGCAATTACTAAAATAGTTAATACAAAAATATTAACGAAGCTCATCTTGATGAAAGATTTGCCAAAAGAAGTTCAAGAAAATATTAATAAAGAAAACGTCCAAAAAGAAAAACAAAAAACAGCAGATCTTTATAATGCTGCTGTCTCTGCGTTCACAGACAATATATAA